In one window of Pseudooceanicola aestuarii DNA:
- a CDS encoding sigma-54-dependent transcriptional regulator: MRMGKVLLVDDDAAVREALSQTLELAEMEAIAAASFVEAKDRLTPEFDGVILSDIRMPGRDGFHLLDYVLGRDPELPVVLLTGEGDIPMAVSAMKKGAFGFLEKPCATAELLPVLERALKTRALVLENRRLKAQLETGDPAARMIFGSSARSETLRDQARRAAAAGTEVLVTGAPGAGIPKVAEVIHLSSPTAQRPFVKRSAAGLTREDFEAATREAAGGALYLDEVQRLSEDLQFALAERLEQGLGARLIAGSTEALQRAAESGAFNTDLYYRLAVVEVHIPALSARPEDIPVMFRQYVAQAAEQSGLPAPEVTEDVIAALMARDWPGNARALMSEAMRLVLGVGSASPSEELGLTDQMARIERSLLAAALRKSGGRAAQAAEALKLPRKTLYDKLTRYGLKPEEYR; the protein is encoded by the coding sequence ATGCGCATGGGCAAGGTTCTTCTGGTGGATGATGACGCAGCGGTGCGGGAGGCGCTGTCGCAAACGCTGGAGCTGGCCGAGATGGAGGCCATCGCCGCCGCCTCCTTTGTGGAGGCCAAGGACCGGCTGACGCCCGAATTTGACGGCGTCATCCTGTCCGACATCCGCATGCCCGGCCGCGACGGGTTCCACCTGCTGGACTACGTGCTGGGCCGCGATCCCGAATTGCCCGTCGTCCTGCTGACCGGAGAGGGTGACATCCCCATGGCCGTCTCCGCGATGAAGAAGGGGGCGTTCGGGTTCCTTGAAAAACCCTGTGCCACGGCGGAATTGCTGCCCGTGCTGGAACGCGCGCTGAAAACCCGCGCGCTGGTGCTGGAGAACCGGCGGCTGAAGGCGCAGCTGGAAACCGGCGATCCGGCGGCGCGGATGATCTTCGGCTCCTCCGCCCGGTCGGAGACCCTGCGCGACCAGGCCCGCCGCGCCGCCGCCGCCGGGACGGAGGTGCTGGTCACTGGTGCGCCGGGTGCCGGGATTCCCAAGGTGGCGGAGGTTATTCACCTGTCCTCGCCGACCGCGCAGCGCCCCTTTGTCAAACGTTCCGCCGCCGGGCTGACCCGCGAGGATTTCGAGGCGGCCACCCGGGAAGCGGCGGGCGGGGCACTCTATCTGGACGAGGTGCAACGCCTGTCCGAAGACCTGCAATTCGCCCTCGCCGAACGGCTGGAGCAGGGGTTGGGCGCGCGGTTGATCGCAGGCAGTACCGAGGCGCTGCAACGCGCGGCGGAGAGCGGCGCGTTCAACACCGATCTCTACTACCGTCTCGCCGTGGTGGAGGTGCATATCCCCGCGCTGTCCGCCCGGCCGGAAGACATTCCCGTGATGTTCCGCCAATATGTCGCGCAGGCGGCCGAGCAATCGGGCCTGCCCGCCCCGGAGGTGACCGAAGACGTGATCGCGGCATTGATGGCCCGCGACTGGCCCGGCAACGCCCGCGCCCTGATGAGCGAGGCGATGCGCCTGGTGCTGGGCGTCGGCAGCGCCTCCCCATCCGAGGAACTGGGCCTGACCGACCAGATGGCGCGCATCGAACGCTCCCTTCTGGCGGCGGCCCTGCGCAAGTCCGGCGGCCGCGCCGCACAGGCCGCCGAGGCCCTGAAACTGCCGCGCAAGACGCTTTACGACAAGCTGACCCGCTATGGCCTGAAACCGGAGGAGTACCGATGA
- a CDS encoding SDR family NAD(P)-dependent oxidoreductase: MSDSTLRPAILVIGAARGIGRAIAEALIPDHRVVITWHSAHAEAQALSARGVTCIRADFTDPDAPARVVAQAVAAVGPLSGLVNNAGAIAEGGIDGFDPKAAETVMRVNLMAPLALVAAALDQLAPGASVVNITSMNARFPAAGALAYSASKAALDNATIGLAKALGPRGIRVNAVAPGAVERDHAPRPAELQQKFLAEMALDHLPEDHQIASAVRYLLSPGAGAMTGAVLPVTGGFRL, encoded by the coding sequence ATGTCAGATTCAACCCTCCGCCCCGCCATCCTGGTCATCGGCGCCGCCCGTGGCATCGGCCGCGCCATCGCCGAGGCGCTGATCCCCGATCACCGTGTCGTCATCACCTGGCACAGCGCCCATGCGGAGGCACAGGCGCTAAGCGCGCGCGGCGTCACCTGCATCCGGGCCGATTTCACCGACCCGGACGCCCCGGCCCGCGTGGTCGCGCAGGCGGTGGCCGCCGTAGGGCCGCTGTCGGGGCTGGTCAACAATGCCGGGGCCATCGCCGAAGGCGGCATCGACGGCTTCGACCCCAAGGCGGCGGAGACCGTGATGCGGGTCAACCTGATGGCGCCGTTGGCGCTGGTCGCCGCCGCGCTGGACCAGCTGGCCCCCGGCGCCAGTGTCGTGAACATCACCAGCATGAACGCCCGCTTTCCCGCCGCCGGCGCACTGGCCTATTCCGCCTCCAAGGCGGCGCTGGACAATGCCACCATCGGCCTGGCAAAGGCGCTCGGCCCGCGCGGCATTCGGGTGAACGCCGTCGCCCCCGGCGCGGTGGAGCGCGACCACGCCCCCCGCCCGGCCGAGTTGCAACAGAAGTTCCTGGCGGAAATGGCGCTGGATCACCTGCCCGAAGATCACCAGATTGCCTCCGCCGTCCGCTACCTGCTGTCGCCAGGAGCGGGGGCGATGACCGGCGCGGTCCTGCCGGTAACGGGAGGCTTCCGGCTTTAG
- a CDS encoding DctP family TRAP transporter solute-binding subunit produces the protein MKFLTTAATALALSVTATAGFAACDDGEMVIKFSHVTNNDRHPKGIAASLLAERVNEEMNGTACMEVYPNSTLYNDDQVLEAMLQGDVQLAAPSLSKFETFTKQYRIFDLPFMFKNIDAVDAFQNSETGQAMKDAMQRRGLQGLAFWHNGMKQFSANVPLEAPGDAAGLKFRVQPSDVLVAQMEALDASPQPMAFSEVYGALQTGVVDGQENTWSNIYGQKFFEVQDGVTETNHGIIDYLVVASVDWLDSMDAEPRDQFLTILAEVTETRNAESFAVNEEAKNAIVEAGGTVRQLSPEQREMWVNAMKPVWDQFMDDVGEENVAAAQEINAQN, from the coding sequence ATGAAATTCCTGACCACGGCCGCCACCGCGCTGGCCCTGTCCGTGACCGCCACCGCCGGTTTCGCCGCCTGCGACGATGGCGAGATGGTGATCAAGTTCAGCCATGTCACCAACAACGACCGCCACCCCAAGGGGATCGCCGCCTCGCTGCTGGCGGAGCGCGTCAACGAGGAGATGAACGGCACCGCCTGCATGGAGGTCTATCCGAACTCCACCCTCTACAATGACGATCAGGTGCTGGAGGCGATGTTGCAGGGCGACGTGCAGCTGGCCGCGCCGTCGCTGTCGAAATTCGAAACCTTCACCAAGCAATACCGCATCTTCGATCTGCCCTTCATGTTCAAGAACATCGATGCCGTCGATGCCTTCCAGAACTCCGAGACCGGGCAGGCGATGAAGGACGCGATGCAGCGCCGGGGCCTGCAAGGGCTGGCCTTCTGGCACAACGGGATGAAGCAGTTTTCGGCCAATGTGCCGCTGGAAGCGCCGGGCGATGCCGCTGGCCTGAAGTTCCGCGTGCAGCCCTCGGACGTTCTGGTCGCCCAGATGGAGGCGCTGGACGCCTCCCCCCAGCCGATGGCCTTTTCCGAGGTCTATGGCGCGTTGCAGACCGGCGTGGTGGACGGGCAGGAGAACACCTGGTCCAACATCTACGGACAGAAGTTCTTTGAGGTTCAGGACGGCGTGACGGAAACGAACCACGGCATCATCGACTACCTTGTCGTGGCCTCCGTCGATTGGCTGGACAGCATGGATGCGGAGCCGCGCGATCAGTTCCTGACCATCCTCGCCGAGGTGACGGAAACCCGCAACGCGGAAAGCTTTGCCGTCAACGAAGAAGCCAAGAACGCGATCGTCGAGGCCGGCGGCACCGTGCGCCAGCTGTCCCCCGAACAGCGGGAGATGTGGGTGAACGCGATGAAACCCGTGTGGGACCAGTTCATGGATGACGTGGGCGAGGAGAACGTCGCCGCCGCGCAGGAGATCAACGCGCAGAACTGA
- a CDS encoding TRAP transporter large permease: MDVVLLFGMVVGLLLIGVPIAISLGLSSILFLLMFSDTSLASIAQSFYQAMAGHYTLLAIPFFILASSFMSTGGVAQRIIRFSIALVGHLPGGLAIAGVVACMMFAALSGSSPATVVAIGTIVIAGMQQVGYSKDFAAGVIANAGTLGILIPPSIVMVVYASATDVSVGRMFLAGVIPGLVAGGMLMATIYGIAKLRNLPKGDWLGWGEVMDSMLEAGWGLFLIVIILVGIYGGIFTPTEAAAVASVYAFLVAIFIYRDMGPLSRRKWLPEGREATDLLGFRVVGFSLVNAILWQMIAVVSDALDAGDAALIGVVFIAVAIVAGALMSLAARRGILRGMATGLFAVMGVLPWLWFMASAVMGQGVGLWPGLAMAVAGLVVCCLPPAVFLFALSRGAQGLAGVGGSYATSLARGAGLVVKGNVENVIWAIPSLFSRATRDTLFEAGKLTITLMFIIANALILKHVLTDEQIPQQIASAMLAAGFGPIMFLVIVNVILLIGGQFMEPSGLIVIVAPLVFPIAIQLGIDPIHLGIIMVVNMEIGMITPPVGLNLFVTSGVAGMPMMRVVRAALPFLAVLFVFLILVTYVPAISTWLPILMMGPEIITN; this comes from the coding sequence ATGGATGTTGTCCTTCTTTTCGGCATGGTCGTCGGCCTGCTGCTGATCGGCGTGCCGATCGCGATTTCGCTGGGGCTCAGCTCCATCCTGTTCCTGCTGATGTTTTCCGACACCTCGCTGGCCTCCATCGCGCAAAGTTTCTACCAGGCGATGGCGGGGCATTACACGCTGCTGGCGATCCCGTTCTTCATCCTGGCCTCCTCCTTCATGTCCACCGGCGGGGTGGCGCAGCGGATCATCCGGTTCTCCATCGCGCTGGTGGGGCATCTGCCCGGCGGGCTGGCCATCGCGGGCGTGGTGGCCTGCATGATGTTCGCCGCGCTGTCCGGTTCGTCGCCCGCGACGGTGGTGGCCATCGGCACGATCGTCATCGCCGGGATGCAGCAGGTCGGCTATTCCAAGGATTTCGCCGCCGGGGTCATCGCCAATGCGGGCACCCTGGGCATCCTGATCCCGCCCTCCATCGTCATGGTGGTCTATGCCTCCGCCACCGACGTGTCGGTGGGGCGGATGTTCCTGGCGGGGGTCATTCCCGGCCTGGTCGCGGGCGGGATGCTGATGGCCACGATCTACGGCATCGCCAAGCTGCGCAACCTGCCCAAGGGTGACTGGCTGGGCTGGGGCGAGGTCATGGATTCCATGCTGGAGGCGGGCTGGGGCCTGTTCCTGATCGTGATCATCCTGGTGGGCATCTACGGCGGCATCTTCACACCGACAGAGGCCGCGGCGGTCGCCTCGGTCTATGCCTTCCTCGTGGCGATCTTCATCTATCGCGACATGGGGCCGCTGAGCCGCCGCAAATGGCTGCCCGAGGGGCGCGAAGCGACGGATCTGCTGGGGTTCCGCGTCGTCGGGTTCAGCCTGGTGAACGCGATCCTGTGGCAGATGATCGCCGTTGTCTCCGACGCGCTGGATGCCGGGGATGCGGCGCTGATCGGGGTGGTGTTCATTGCCGTGGCCATTGTGGCCGGGGCGCTGATGTCGCTGGCCGCGCGGCGCGGGATCCTGCGCGGCATGGCGACGGGACTCTTCGCGGTGATGGGCGTGTTGCCCTGGCTGTGGTTCATGGCCAGCGCCGTCATGGGCCAGGGTGTGGGTCTTTGGCCGGGCCTTGCCATGGCGGTGGCCGGGCTGGTGGTCTGCTGCCTGCCGCCGGCGGTGTTCCTGTTCGCATTGTCGCGCGGGGCACAGGGGCTGGCGGGGGTCGGTGGCAGCTATGCAACCAGCCTGGCGCGCGGCGCGGGTCTGGTGGTCAAAGGCAATGTGGAGAACGTGATCTGGGCCATTCCCAGCCTGTTCTCCCGCGCGACCCGCGACACCCTGTTCGAGGCCGGGAAGCTGACGATCACCCTGATGTTCATCATCGCCAACGCCCTGATCCTGAAGCACGTGCTGACGGATGAGCAGATCCCGCAACAGATCGCCTCGGCCATGCTGGCGGCCGGGTTCGGGCCGATCATGTTCCTGGTGATCGTGAACGTCATCCTGCTGATCGGCGGCCAGTTCATGGAGCCGTCGGGGTTGATCGTGATCGTCGCGCCGCTGGTCTTTCCGATCGCGATCCAGCTGGGGATCGATCCCATTCACCTGGGCATCATCATGGTCGTGAACATGGAAATCGGGATGATCACGCCGCCGGTGGGGCTGAACCTGTTCGTCACCTCCGGCGTGGCGGGGATGCCGATGATGCGCGTGGTCCGCGCGGCGCTGCCCTTCCTGGCCGTGCTCTTCGTGTTCCTGATCCTGGTCACCTATGTGCCTGCGATCTCCACCTGGTTGCCGATCCTGATGATGGGGCCGGAGATCATCACCAATTGA
- the ccmA gene encoding heme ABC exporter ATP-binding protein CcmA: MELRVTDLAVARGGLPVLEGLGFAVPAGTALVLRGPNGAGKTTLLRTLAGLQPPLSGHVSAPAESVAYAGHADGIKQALTVAENLEFWARVHGRRDITPALAAFDLGALRDRAAGSLSAGQARRLGLARLVVTGRPAWVLDEPTVSLDTASVALFTAAVRSHLAGGGLAVIATHIDLGLAEAQVLDVAPFRARPRLTRDFDEAFL, encoded by the coding sequence ATGGAATTGAGGGTCACGGATCTTGCTGTCGCGCGTGGCGGCCTGCCGGTGCTGGAAGGGCTGGGTTTCGCCGTGCCCGCCGGGACGGCGCTGGTCCTGCGCGGGCCCAACGGGGCGGGCAAGACGACGCTGCTGCGCACGCTGGCGGGGCTGCAGCCACCGCTGTCGGGCCACGTCTCCGCCCCGGCCGAAAGCGTGGCCTATGCCGGCCATGCCGACGGGATCAAGCAGGCGCTGACCGTGGCGGAGAACCTGGAATTCTGGGCGCGGGTCCACGGGCGGCGCGACATCACCCCGGCGCTGGCGGCCTTTGACCTTGGGGCGCTGCGCGACCGTGCGGCGGGCAGCCTGTCGGCGGGTCAGGCACGGCGGCTGGGGCTTGCGCGGCTGGTGGTGACCGGCCGCCCCGCCTGGGTGCTGGACGAGCCGACGGTCTCGCTCGATACCGCGTCGGTCGCGCTGTTCACGGCGGCGGTGCGGTCGCATCTGGCGGGCGGCGGGCTGGCGGTGATCGCCACCCATATCGACCTGGGCCTGGCCGAGGCGCAGGTTCTGGACGTGGCGCCCTTTCGCGCGCGCCCCCGGCTGACGCGGGACTTCGACGAGGCCTTCCTGTGA
- a CDS encoding heme ABC transporter permease — translation MASIWEYANPKKFIDTADRLLPVVAVLAAVALAVGLVWGFFFTPEDYRQGATVKIIYLHVPAALMAINAWLMMLVASLIWLVRRHHVSALAARAAAPVGAVMTVIALVTGAIWGQPMWGTWWAWDPRLTSFLILFLFYLGYIALWSAIEDDDTAADLTAILCMVGSVFAVLSRYAVNFWNQGLHQGASLSLDKEENVADVFYHPLLVSIAGFVLLFLALVLLRTQTEIRARRMRALLRRERMT, via the coding sequence ATGGCCTCCATCTGGGAATATGCGAACCCCAAAAAGTTCATCGACACCGCCGACCGGCTGCTGCCCGTCGTGGCGGTGCTGGCGGCCGTGGCGCTGGCGGTGGGGCTGGTCTGGGGGTTCTTCTTCACGCCCGAGGATTATCGCCAGGGCGCGACGGTCAAGATCATCTATCTGCATGTGCCGGCGGCGCTGATGGCGATCAACGCCTGGCTGATGATGCTGGTCGCCTCGTTGATCTGGCTGGTGCGGCGCCACCATGTCAGCGCGCTGGCCGCACGCGCGGCGGCGCCTGTGGGGGCGGTGATGACGGTGATCGCCCTGGTGACGGGCGCGATCTGGGGGCAGCCGATGTGGGGCACCTGGTGGGCCTGGGATCCGCGGCTGACGTCGTTTCTGATCCTGTTCCTGTTCTACCTGGGCTACATCGCCCTGTGGTCCGCGATCGAGGATGACGATACCGCCGCCGACCTGACCGCCATCCTGTGCATGGTGGGATCGGTCTTTGCGGTGCTGTCACGCTACGCGGTGAATTTCTGGAACCAGGGGCTGCATCAGGGCGCCTCGCTCAGCCTCGACAAGGAAGAGAACGTGGCCGATGTCTTCTACCACCCGCTGCTGGTCTCCATCGCGGGCTTCGTGCTGCTGTTCCTGGCGCTGGTGCTGTTGCGCACCCAGACGGAGATCCGCGCCCGGCGGATGCGCGCCCTGCTGCGGCGGGAGCGGATGACGTGA
- the ccmB gene encoding heme exporter protein CcmB, with amino-acid sequence MIALLIRDLRLAVRAGGGFGLGLVFYLILVALVAFGVGPQTERLAGIAPGILWVGALLACLLSLDRIFALDREDGSLDLLATAPLPLEGVVAVKALAHWLTTGLPLVGAAPVLGVLLSLPAAGQGWLMLSLLLGTPALSVIGAFGAALTVGLKRGGLLLSLLVLPLYVPVLIFGAEVARRGAEGMVLQAPLLLLAGITCGTVALLPFAAAAVLRVNLR; translated from the coding sequence GTGATCGCCCTGCTGATCCGCGACCTGCGGCTGGCGGTGCGCGCCGGGGGCGGCTTTGGCCTGGGGCTGGTGTTCTACCTGATCCTGGTCGCACTGGTGGCCTTTGGCGTGGGGCCGCAGACCGAACGGCTGGCCGGGATCGCGCCGGGCATCCTGTGGGTGGGTGCGCTGCTGGCCTGTTTGCTGTCGCTGGACCGGATCTTTGCCCTGGACCGGGAGGACGGATCGCTGGACCTGCTGGCCACCGCGCCGCTGCCGCTGGAGGGGGTCGTCGCGGTCAAGGCGCTGGCCCATTGGCTGACCACCGGCCTGCCGCTGGTGGGCGCGGCGCCGGTGCTGGGGGTGCTGCTGTCGCTGCCGGCGGCGGGGCAGGGGTGGCTGATGTTGTCGCTGCTGCTGGGCACCCCGGCGCTGAGCGTGATCGGGGCCTTCGGTGCTGCGCTGACCGTGGGGTTGAAGCGCGGCGGGCTGCTGCTGTCGCTGCTGGTGCTGCCGCTGTATGTGCCGGTGCTGATCTTCGGCGCCGAAGTCGCCCGCCGCGGCGCCGAGGGCATGGTCCTTCAGGCGCCACTGCTGCTGTTGGCAGGAATAACCTGCGGCACTGTGGCGCTGCTGCCGTTTGCCGCCGCAGCGGTCTTGCGGGTCAACCTGCGATAA
- a CDS encoding TRAP transporter small permease, with amino-acid sequence MTHRNDTAATGRLGRIVTGLEETAIAVLLGLMTLVTFINVVLRYGFNESLIWGLEVTLILFAWLVIFGVSYGVKVTAHLGVDAVISLLPGRGRRAAALLAAAVCLLYGVLLMKGAWDYWAPFAGLEQTTGRWFPTGLADGTRDRAFYVTDQVPMPAMFRFLEDLINYGEEYDKLPRVIPYVILPLGVALLLFRLIQATIGVLRGTREALIVSHEAEDALADVVAARDAETVTSQER; translated from the coding sequence ATGACCCACCGCAACGACACGGCCGCCACCGGCCGCCTGGGCCGGATTGTCACCGGGTTGGAGGAAACGGCCATCGCCGTGCTTCTGGGCCTGATGACGCTGGTCACCTTCATCAACGTGGTGCTGCGCTACGGGTTCAACGAATCGCTGATCTGGGGGCTGGAGGTCACGTTGATCCTGTTTGCCTGGCTGGTGATCTTCGGCGTCAGCTACGGGGTCAAGGTCACCGCCCATCTGGGTGTGGATGCCGTGATCTCCCTTCTGCCGGGGCGGGGGCGCCGGGCGGCCGCGCTTCTGGCGGCGGCGGTCTGCCTTCTTTACGGGGTGCTGCTGATGAAGGGCGCGTGGGATTACTGGGCGCCCTTTGCCGGGCTGGAACAGACCACCGGCCGCTGGTTCCCCACCGGGCTGGCAGACGGTACGCGGGATCGCGCCTTCTATGTTACCGATCAGGTGCCGATGCCGGCGATGTTCCGGTTTCTCGAAGACCTGATCAACTACGGCGAGGAATACGACAAGCTGCCCCGCGTGATCCCCTATGTGATCCTGCCGCTGGGCGTGGCGCTGCTGTTGTTCCGGCTGATCCAGGCCACGATCGGCGTGCTGCGTGGTACCCGCGAGGCGCTGATCGTCAGCCACGAGGCCGAAGACGCGCTGGCCGATGTGGTCGCCGCCCGCGACGCCGAAACCGTCACCAGCCAGGAGCGCTGA
- the ccmD gene encoding heme exporter protein CcmD encodes MPELGKYAAEVLSAYGLSLLLLAGVTGISLWRARRVRARLDEVEKQVKHG; translated from the coding sequence ATGCCGGAACTGGGGAAATACGCCGCCGAGGTGCTCAGCGCCTATGGGCTGTCGCTGCTGCTTCTGGCGGGGGTGACAGGGATCAGCCTGTGGCGCGCACGGCGCGTGCGGGCGCGGCTGGACGAGGTCGAGAAACAGGTGAAACATGGCTAA
- a CDS encoding sensor histidine kinase, producing MSRRLMILALSLCGVAVFATLVWQSAYRQALTPLAERGRADLALAVDRLNGQLQRYRDLAVLMSDHPVLARLARGQGDGAAADALLLAAIDRTGALNMIYAGRDGRVLAAARPLSVALRDDIAADPAFERAMTGALGISHGIDPATGGRAYIYAAPSFAADGGVTGVLFAVVNVDLLEQAWRGDRPAVLFVDAQGEVFITNRSEILGWRRAAGEAGLNPPGGRVSRMTARQVAGHEIWQLDWSVWLPRRALHLARDLPQIGMRAEALIDAGPAFRLAGLQAAVVALICVIFGAALLVAAERRRALAQANQLLESRVAARTAELSGANLALRREVAEREEAEQALKRAQAELVQAGKLSALGQMSAGLSHELNQPLMAIRQFAENGALFLDRDRPEQAAQNLTRIAELSGRMGRIIRNLRAFARQESEPVRRVDLVAVIDSALEMTEARLSREGVQLRWNRPTGPVWAMGGEVRLGQVLVNLITNAADAMAGQSHKRLDILLTDATGGEPEVAGPAIRIRDTGPGIAAPERIFDPFYTTKEVGASEGMGLGLSISYGLVQSFGGAIRGANHPDGGAEFTVQLAPAIARGPDGGSEDGPDRGVNRGRTSAGMTGRND from the coding sequence ATGTCGCGACGTCTCATGATCTTGGCCCTGTCGCTGTGCGGCGTGGCGGTCTTTGCCACGCTGGTCTGGCAATCGGCCTATCGCCAGGCGCTGACGCCGTTGGCCGAACGGGGCCGGGCCGACCTGGCGCTGGCCGTGGACCGGCTGAACGGCCAGTTGCAACGGTATCGCGACCTGGCGGTGCTGATGTCCGATCACCCTGTGCTGGCGCGGCTGGCGCGGGGGCAGGGCGACGGGGCGGCGGCGGATGCGCTGCTGCTGGCCGCCATCGACCGCACCGGCGCGCTGAACATGATCTATGCGGGGCGCGACGGGCGGGTGCTGGCCGCGGCCCGCCCGCTGTCGGTCGCGTTGCGCGATGACATCGCCGCCGATCCGGCCTTCGAACGGGCGATGACCGGGGCGCTGGGGATCTCTCACGGGATCGACCCGGCGACGGGCGGGCGGGCCTATATCTATGCCGCGCCCAGTTTTGCCGCCGATGGCGGGGTGACGGGGGTATTGTTCGCCGTGGTGAACGTGGACCTGCTGGAACAGGCCTGGCGCGGGGATCGCCCGGCGGTGCTGTTTGTGGATGCGCAAGGGGAGGTGTTCATCACCAACCGCTCCGAGATCCTGGGCTGGCGCCGCGCCGCGGGGGAGGCGGGGTTGAACCCGCCCGGTGGCCGCGTGTCCCGGATGACCGCCCGCCAGGTCGCCGGTCACGAGATCTGGCAGCTGGATTGGAGCGTCTGGCTGCCGCGACGTGCCCTGCACCTGGCGCGGGATCTGCCGCAGATCGGGATGCGGGCGGAGGCGCTGATCGACGCCGGCCCGGCCTTCCGCCTGGCGGGGCTTCAGGCGGCGGTGGTCGCGCTGATCTGCGTCATTTTCGGCGCCGCGCTTCTGGTCGCGGCAGAGCGGCGGCGGGCGCTGGCACAGGCCAACCAACTTCTGGAAAGTCGCGTGGCCGCCCGCACGGCAGAGCTGTCGGGCGCCAACCTGGCACTGCGCCGCGAGGTGGCAGAGCGGGAAGAGGCCGAGCAGGCGCTGAAACGCGCCCAGGCCGAACTGGTGCAGGCGGGCAAGCTGTCGGCGCTGGGCCAGATGTCCGCCGGGCTGAGCCATGAGCTGAACCAGCCGTTGATGGCGATCCGTCAGTTCGCGGAGAACGGCGCCCTGTTCCTGGACCGCGACCGCCCGGAGCAGGCGGCGCAGAACCTGACCCGCATCGCCGAATTGTCGGGCCGGATGGGCCGCATCATCCGCAACCTGCGCGCCTTTGCCCGCCAGGAAAGCGAACCGGTCCGCCGGGTCGATCTGGTCGCGGTGATCGACAGCGCGCTGGAGATGACGGAGGCGCGGCTGAGCCGCGAGGGCGTGCAGCTGCGATGGAACCGTCCCACCGGCCCGGTCTGGGCGATGGGGGGGGAGGTTCGGCTGGGCCAGGTACTGGTCAACCTGATCACCAATGCGGCCGATGCCATGGCCGGCCAATCGCACAAACGTCTGGACATCCTGCTGACCGACGCCACGGGCGGGGAGCCGGAGGTCGCAGGCCCGGCCATCCGCATCCGCGACACCGGTCCCGGCATCGCCGCGCCGGAGCGGATCTTTGACCCGTTCTACACCACCAAGGAGGTCGGTGCCTCCGAGGGGATGGGCCTCGGACTGTCGATCTCCTACGGGTTGGTGCAAAGTTTCGGCGGCGCGATCCGGGGCGCCAACCATCCCGACGGCGGGGCGGAATTCACCGTGCAACTGGCGCCCGCCATCGCGCGCGGGCCGGACGGCGGGTCCGAAGACGGGCCGGACAGGGGGGTGAATAGGGGCCGGACGTCGGCCGGAATGACTGGCCGGAATGACTAG
- a CDS encoding DsbE family thiol:disulfide interchange protein: MAKLSPLMIAPPVIFAGLAAVFFIGMQREDPDALPSALEGREAPEVVLTQLGPSEPFGDEALRAGEVALVNFWASWCAPCRVEHPNLTELAEAGLPIYGVNYKDEPDKALAFLKELGDPYSGIGADPQGRMALNWGLYGVPETYIVDGDGTILLRFAGPLTDRVVTDRILPALKDAGVSLPARAPAESDRS, from the coding sequence ATGGCTAAGCTCTCTCCGCTCATGATCGCGCCGCCGGTGATCTTCGCCGGTCTGGCCGCGGTTTTCTTCATCGGAATGCAGCGGGAAGACCCCGATGCGCTGCCCTCGGCCCTTGAAGGGCGGGAGGCGCCCGAAGTGGTGCTGACGCAGCTGGGCCCGTCGGAGCCCTTCGGCGACGAGGCGTTGCGCGCGGGCGAAGTTGCCCTGGTGAACTTCTGGGCCAGCTGGTGCGCGCCCTGCCGGGTGGAACATCCCAACCTGACCGAACTGGCGGAGGCCGGGCTGCCGATCTACGGCGTCAATTACAAGGACGAGCCGGACAAGGCATTGGCGTTCCTGAAAGAACTGGGCGACCCCTATTCCGGGATCGGCGCCGATCCGCAGGGCCGGATGGCGTTGAACTGGGGCCTCTACGGCGTGCCGGAAACCTATATCGTCGATGGCGACGGCACGATCCTTCTGCGCTTTGCCGGGCCGCTGACCGACCGGGTGGTGACCGACCGCATCCTGCCCGCGCTGAAAGACGCGGGCGTCAGCCTGCCTGCGCGCGCGCCCGCCGAGAGCGACCGGAGCTAA